The genomic stretch GTCAGGTAGTAAAAATTCACCGGTACTCTTTGGCGCACCGCCACATAAGTGGTGTTGCCCTGCTCAAGGGTTGACGAAATACGGGCATTGTTCCAGCCGGCATCCTGCAATAACAGTGCCGCCAATTCCGATGCCTTGTTAACACGCACACATCCCGAACTCAGCGCCCGGATATCTCTCTGAAACAAATTATGGTTAGGCGTATCATGCAGGTAGATGGCGTCCGTATTCGGCATATTGAACTTATAACGCCCCAGCGAATTGCTGTCCCCCGGCGCCTGACGCAGGCGGTACGGGAAGTTGCTGGCCGAAACCATCGGCCAATCGATCATCGAAGGATCAATCGGCTGAGCGCTTTCGGTCCAGTCTGACAGTACGGTATAACCGTGGCGCTGCAGATACCCCGGGTCCTGAATCACCTTAGGAATGATGTCCTGACGGGTAAGCGTGGTAGGCACGTTCCACGGCGGATTCATCACCACATTGCTCAGCGAACTGTTCATCAGCGGCGTCTTGCGTTTAGGCTGACCGACAATCACCTTTGACGACAAAATCTCCGCGCCATTCTGATAGTAACTGAGCGAGTAGTTGGGAATATTGACCACGATGCCGCTGCTGACCTTGTCCGGCACCAGCCGCAGGCGCTGGATATTCAACGCCAGCAACGTAGCGCGCATCTGCGAAGAGACATTGAGCCAGTCGCGGGTTCGTTTACCAATCACGCCGTCATCCTGCAGCCCTTGCGAGTGCTGGAAGCGTTTCACCGCATCCACAACCGCTCCGTCATAACGCAGCGGCGATGTATCACCTGATGACGCCTCATTAAACAGCGGCATCGCGGCACCATCCTGATTCAACATGCCGGTTCGCAGCAGAATCTCTTTTAAAACCGGTAACGCGTTGCTTTCATCGCCGGGACGCAATGAGTCCGCCAGTATAAGTTTCGGCCAGGGACGGTTGTCCGTCAGCATGTTTTTCAACGCGTCGTGCATTTTTGCATACTGGGAATGACGAGGCGCCAGCGATGCAATAAACGCCAGCCCGTTGCCCGATGCAACCGCCCGCTGCCACTGCTCAATCATCTCCGCCGATGGCATAGCCAACTTATAGGGAACACTGCTGTACAACCAGCTGTTGCCGTTTTTCTCCACCCCGGCGACAAACTGCATGTACCCGAGCATGGCGTCCGACAGCACCACATCACGGGCAAAACCGTTTAATTTCGGGTCGGTCAGCCAGGTGACCCAGGTAGTGAATTGCGGTTGAATACCGGAAAGCGCGACTTCCGCCAGTTGCTGCTGAAACGCTTTGACGACGTGGCTGTCGCTCCACATCGGTTGCATGTGCTGGCGCGTATAAAGCGCGGTCAATTCGCCAAGATAATGAGGTGAAATACCGGCGGGCAAACCAGCGGTAACAGAGGTATGACTTTTTGACGCGGCCGATGACACTGCACTGCCCGGTGCAATCGGCGAAGCCGCCTGAGCGGAAAACGAAGTCAACAGACTACCCAGCCAAATCGAGCTGGCTACCCCCAGAAGCAGTCTTTGTGTATTTCGTTTGACTAACAACATCCATTTATCCCCTGTACATAAAATGACACTGCTTTTATCACACTGCGTTTTTCGCAACCGGCCTGTTTCTGTTAGCCAATTATTTTTCGCAACCGATATATCCGTTGCAACAAACCGCCGTGGCGCTCGGAATAGTTCGCCCTGACGGGCAAACCGCGTCACGAATAATGGCGGGGTACTCCCTAGTTTATACTGATTTTACGGCGTGGCATGGGAAATAATAAGCCAGTTACTCCCCTAATTCTGACCATCATACAGTCAGTTATCTTATCGTTCCCCATCAGACTCGCCTACCGAGGCCACGTATTTTAGCTGGAACAGGAAATCTCCAGATGCTTGCCCCATGTCGGCGGCAACGCGGCCAGATCGGCCATGTCCGGCTGCTCCGCATAGGGTTGACGCAACGCCCGGTGCAAACGCCCGAGTAAGCCGATATCCTCCCGCTCCGCCTGTTCTATCGCCTGCTGAGCCAGATAATTGCGTAACACATAACGCGGATTGGCCTGCTTCATCCGACGCTGGCGCTCCGCGTCGTCAACGCTTTCCAGCGCCAGCCGCTGACGGTACGTACTGAACCAATCGTCAAATACCGGGCGATCGATAAACACGTCCTGTAACGGTGAGTGGCTGCTGTGCCGTTCTGTTTCCGACAATAGTCGAAAAATGTGGGTATAGTCCGCCTGCTCGCGCTGCATCAGCTTCAACAGCCCCACCAGCAATTCGTTATCCTGCGCCTGCGGCGTATCAAAACCGAGTTTGGCGCGCATCAGTTCGCCGAAACGTTGCATCAACGCGGGTTCATAGCGATCCAACGCCCGTTGCAGGATATCGCTGGACATCAACCCCGATAGCGACTGCGCCAGGCGGTGCAGGTTCCACAACGCCACCGCCGGCTGATTATCGAATGCGTAACGCCCCTGATGGTCCGAATGGTTACAGATGTAGCCGGGCTGATAATCGTCCATAAAACCGTACGGGCCGTAGTCGATGGTGAGGCCAAGAATGGACATATTGTCGGTATTCATCACACCGTGGGCAAAGCCAACGGCCTGCCAGTGAGCAATCAATCGCGCAGTGCGTTCCACAACATCGCTGAACCACAGGTAATAGCGATCGGTTTCCTGCTGCCACTGCGGCCAATGGCATGCGATGACATACTCCGCCAGCTGACGCACCTTTTCCTGTTCGCGGCGGTAATAGAAATGTTCGAAGTGACCGAAACGGACATGGCTATCCGCCACTCGCAATAGCATCGCCCCCCGCTCTTCCTGCTCACGCTGTACCGGATGGTCGCTGCTGACGATAGTCAGCGCACGCGTAGTGGGAATGCCGAGATGGTGTAGCGCTTCCGACGCCAGAAATTCGCGCACCACCGAGCGCAATACCGCCCGGCCGTCGCCCATGCGTGAATAGGGGGTCAATCCCGCGCCTTTAAGATGCCAGTCTTGTGTACGTCCATCCGCCAGTTGCTGTTGTCCGAGCAGGATGCCGCGTCCATCACCCAACTGCCCGGCCCAGCCCCCGAACTGATGACCGCTGTACACCTGAGCCAGCGGCGCCATGCCCGGCAACAGCCGTTCTCCGGTCCAGATTCGGCGGTTGTCGCCGTCAAACCAGTCGTCCGATAACCCCAGTTCCTGAGCAAGCGTGGCGTTATGATATAGCAAACGCGCACCCTGCAATGGCGTGGGCGTCAGCTCGGTGTAAAACCCCGGTAGTTGCTGGTGATAATGGTTATTAAACAGAAGGTGATGCGACATAATTCCCCCTTTTCCGTCAGTGTAGAACCGCGGCAGGAGAATTAACACGGAATAAATACAGGGATATTAGCCGTATGGAAACATTAACAAATAATATAGATAGCGTATGGCCTACAGGCAGCAGGCGCCAGCCGCAGCCGGACGCCCGCATTGGCTAACCGTAACAGGCAACCGGCATCAGCGCATTATCCAACGCTTCCGGCGGCAAGCTCGGCCATAATTGTCCCTGGACAGCGTTGACGTCAAGCTCACATATTTTTTCAAAACTGGCTATATTATCAATCCCTTTCGCCACGACTTTCAGCGAGGGGCAATGTTTTTTCATCACCTGCAACATCGGATTAATAATAGAAACAGACGCGGGTCGGGTTAATAATTTATTGATAAACGCGGCGTCCATTTTCACACTGGCAACCATACCATCATAAAATGGCTTCAGATTCATTTTTCCGGAACCGAAATTATCCAGCCATAAATGGAAAGACTGGCTTAATTTAGTCAGTTGAGAATTATCCCGCCCACGGGATATATCAGGAAAACTCTCATTAATTTCAAGCTGCAAAAAAGGCAGCGCGCGAAACTCCTGGCCCAGCGACTCGTCATTAACCAGAAACTCCGTCAATGTATGATCGATCTTCAGCAGAACAGTCACCCGGTTATTGATAAACCAGGTTGATTTATCCTTCAGGATTGCCAGTTGCTCTCTCAGCAAGGTTCGCTTCTGCCGATGGTTCAGCATGCCCAGTAAGATATCCTGTGGCATGGACAGACTTCCTGCCGTGCTCTGGAAACGTCCGATCATCTCTAGCGCCAGCAACCGTGAATCCAGATGATAAATCGGAGAGAAAAGATACTGACTGACATAGTCAACTTCAAGCTGGATACGCATAGTGTTATAGCCAGATTAAAAAGGTTAAACCCGCCGTAACGGGCAGCCAGACAATGCATGCCTGACCTGAATCCTATTCGCTGCTACCACTCCAGAAACATTAAAGATTATTAACTATGATACTCAAACGGGGCACATAATATTATGCTGATTCAGCAGCTATTATTCCGATTCAACAATCGTACGCCTAAATACCCGTAAGAAGATATGATAAATAATCTCAATCCTTTTCTTCACGCGAATACCCATTTGGTTACTACCAGAACCGACACTAATCTATAATTCGGTGGTATCGAAAAACAATCCGTTTTTCATTTTTCAGACAAAGCCCTAATACCCATTTCAAATTATTAACGAATACTTTCCGATAACCAGACAATCAATGCGTTTATTTCGTTATGCTGTTGGGGAAAATCCTCCGCCAGCCGCTCGCCAACAGCCACCAGCGCATCCGGACGGTATGACACCCCTTCCAGCCGCTCCGCCAGCGCTTCCAGCGGAGTGGGATTGAGGCTATCGGTAAAGAGCTGACAACGGCTGATGACGCCACGCTCCACGTCGAAATGCAGTTCCACGCCACCCCAGTCAAAACGGGTATCCAGCATATGGGTAAATTCCGGCGCCTGACCAAAATTCCACGCCCAACTGCTCTGGCGCGCGAACAATTCAGCGAACCCTGGCAGATCCGGTAAAACGTCAGGTGAGATAATCTCCGGTTGGCACCGGGTTTGATAATGTTCGAAAAATGCCTGCGTAACGGCATCGCAAATCGTCTCATGGCTAATCCCCGGCAACAACTCCGCCAGATTAGCCACCCGCGAACGTACCGATGCAATGCCTTTGGCTTGCAATTTCTTAACATCCGGATTGAGGTAATCGGCCAGACGGGAAAGGTTGGCCGCCAGCAATAACGTCCCATGATGAAAACCGCGATCGGCGCTTTCCCGATAGGCGGAACCGGAAATCTTTCTCACGCCATCCGCAGTTTCAACCACCAGGTCGTTGCGCCCTGATGCCTGCGCCGTCACCCCGCACATTGCCAGCGCCTGCAGGATAATGCCGGTGGAAACGCTCTTGTCATAGCCGGGTTTGCCCGCCATGAAGGTAAAACAGGTATTGCCGAGATCGTGGAATACCGCCCCGCCGCCACTACTGCGCCGCGCCAGTTTGATGCCATCCTGCTCCATGCGCCGGGTATTACATTCTTTCCACGGGTTCTGCGCCCGACCGATCACCACGGTTTCCGCATTGCGCCATAAAAACAGTACCCGCTGCGTGGTCGGCATCTGCCGGAAAATGCACTCCTCCACCGCCAGATTGAACCAGGGATCGACAGAGTCGGAAATCAGCAAACGCAGTGCAGGCATGGCGAAACTCCGAATAGCAGTTGACCGCCGCCGGGCGGTCGGAAAATCAGATGCGACGGGCCTGCCAATAGGCCCGTTTCCAGTAAACGTTGTTCAGCGACGATCGCATAACGCCACGGCTGGTGGAGGCATGAATAAACTGATCATTGTTGTCGTAGATGCCGACATGCAGCCCATTTTCGCCGCTGCCGGTACGGAAAAAGACCAGGTCGCCCGGCAGTAATGCGTCACGATCGACGCGAGTGCCGACTTCAGTCTGCTCCTCCGTCGAGCGCGGCAGCGTCAAGCCGAACCGGTCACGAAACGTCAGATAAACAAAACCGGAACAATCGATGCCGTTCTGATCCAGCCCGCCATAGCGATATGGCGTGCCACGCCACTTTGCCAGTTGGGCGTGCAACTGCGCCCGCACCTCGCCGGCATCGCCCAGGCGAGTACTCTGCGGAACGTGGCTGCTGCATCCAGCCAGAAACAGCGCCATCAGTATTAACCAGAATCTCCAGAACTTCATGCATCGTGCTCGCTGTTGACGGGGAATAACTGTTGACGAAGAACAGTTGTTGATGAAGAACAGTTGTTGGTGAAGAACACCCACAAAAACCGAATTACGTCATATTATCATTTGCGCCCGGGCATTAATCGGCCGAAAACAGAGAATTTTTCTGTTGTGACAGCGCGTTACGAAGAACATTTTGCCTGGCGTCACCCACGAACCAGCCGGAAACCATATCGGCCTGGCATCGGGGCTTCCCCCCGATGCCGTCATTCCTGCTGCGCCAGCATCCAGTGGCGGCCGTCCAGCGCATAACGCGTAAACGCCACCCCAAATACCGGGGACAGCGTTTCCGGCTGCATCACATCAGCGACCGCCCCTTGCGCCATCAGCCCGCCACGCGACATCAGCCATACCCGGTCGGCATGATGCAGGGTATGGTTCAGGTCGTGGCCCGACGCGATGACCGCAATCCCGGCCCGGCACAGCTCTGCCAGCAATGAATCCAGCGCCACACGCTGGGCGATATCCAGACTGGCGGCCGGTTCATCCAGCAACAATAACCGGGCTGAAGGATTGAGCGTCGGCCAGACTTGCAGCAGCACCGCCGCCAATCTGACCCGTTGCCATTCGCCGCCGGAAAGCCGGGCCAGCGGACGACGTAGTTTATCCGTCAGCGACAATCGCTCGGCCAACTGCTCCACCACCTTATCCACGCTTTCAGCATCGCAACGCGACGGCTGGTGCAACTGCAGGTACTGGAACACCGGCATCAACGCCAGTGCGCTATGGTGTTGCGGCAGGTAGGCGCGTACCCTCGCCAGATCGCGCGCCGACCAGTCGGCAATCGCCTGCCCCAACAGCAGCGTCTCGCCGTCCCCCGGCTGTAATCCGGCCATTAACGCCAGCAGCGTGCTCTTACCCGCGCCATTGGGGCCAATAATGTGCACCAGTTCGCCCGGGCGGCAACGCACCGCCACCGATGACAAACGTCCGGCGACGCTAACGTTGTGCAGGTACAGCAGCGGTTGGGCAGACACCGTTACTGCGCCAGCGCCTGCTCAATAGCTTTGATAATCGCGCCGTCATCCGGCGTCATATCCGGCGAGAAACGCGCTATCACCTCGCCACGGCGATTGATCAGAAATTTTTCGAAGTTCCACAGGATATCGCCCGGATGAGCCGGCGCCTGCCCTTTGCTGACGCGGCGCTCGTAAAATTCACTACCCTGCGGCCGCAGCGCCTCCGGTTGCACCTGAATCAACGCCTGATACAACGGATGGCGCCCGCTCCCGTTGACATCAATTTTGCCAAACATCGGGAACTGTACGCCGAACGTCCCGCGACAAAACGCGTGTATCTCTTCATTGCTGCCCGGCTCCTGCCCGGCAAATTCGTTGGAGGGAAACCCCAGTACCGCAAACCCGCGGTCACGATAGGTTTCATACAGATTCTCCAGCGCTTCATATTGCTTGGTCAGCCCGCACTGCGAGGCAACGTTGACCACCAGCAGCACGTTGTTGCGCCAGTTTTCCAGCGATGCCTGACGGCCATCGATAGTTTGCAGGGGAATTGCGTATAGCGTATTGCTCATCGTCTGTTCCTTTTTCGTCACACCGGCTTGCCCGCCGGCCTGTTCATCATTGCGGGGATCACGCCTGATGGCGCAGCAGCAGCCAGATAAACCAGGGCGCTCCCAACGTGGCGGTGACTACGCCAACCGGCAGCTCCGCCGTCGCCAGCAACGTGCGCGCCAGCGTATCCGCCAGCATCAGCACAACGGCGCCAGCCAGCCCGCACCCGGTTAATAGATAGCGCTGATCGGTCAGCCCGCACAAGCGCAAAATATGCGGGATGACCAACCCGACAAAGCCGATCACTCCAGCCAGCGCTACGCTGATGCCCACCAGCGCGCCCATCGCCAACACCAGCACATTGCGCCAGTAAAATACCGCGACCCCCAACTGCCGAGCGGCCAGCTCGCCCAGCGCCAGTTGATTGAGCACCCCGCCGCAACGCGCCAGCCAGGCCAGCAACGGCAGCATCAGCAACATCAATCCGCCGTAACGCCAGTCGACCCCGCTGAATCCCCCCATCATCCAGTACATCAGCTGGCGCAAATCGAGGCTGGTGCTGAAATAGACAACCCAGGTCATCAGCGCGTTGCAGATAATGCTCAGCGCCACCCCGACCAGCAGCAGGCGCGCGTTGGACACCCCGGCGCGGGAAAAACGCAGCAACATCAGTGTCACCAGCAGCGCGCCCGCGATGGCGCACAGGCTGAGGCTCCAGACCGGCAGCATCCCTTGTCCTATCAGCACCGCCAGCACCAGCGCCACGCCTGCGCCGCTGGATACGCCGAGCAACCCCGGTTCGGCCAGCGGATTATCGAACACCGCCTGCATCACCGCGCCGCCCATCGCCAACCCCGCTCCGACCAGCATCACCGCCAGCGTGCGCGGCAATCTGAGCTG from Dickeya fangzhongdai encodes the following:
- the btuD gene encoding vitamin B12 ABC transporter ATP-binding protein BtuD, whose translation is MSAQPLLYLHNVSVAGRLSSVAVRCRPGELVHIIGPNGAGKSTLLALMAGLQPGDGETLLLGQAIADWSARDLARVRAYLPQHHSALALMPVFQYLQLHQPSRCDAESVDKVVEQLAERLSLTDKLRRPLARLSGGEWQRVRLAAVLLQVWPTLNPSARLLLLDEPAASLDIAQRVALDSLLAELCRAGIAVIASGHDLNHTLHHADRVWLMSRGGLMAQGAVADVMQPETLSPVFGVAFTRYALDGRHWMLAQQE
- a CDS encoding lipoate--protein ligase A — translated: MPALRLLISDSVDPWFNLAVEECIFRQMPTTQRVLFLWRNAETVVIGRAQNPWKECNTRRMEQDGIKLARRSSGGGAVFHDLGNTCFTFMAGKPGYDKSVSTGIILQALAMCGVTAQASGRNDLVVETADGVRKISGSAYRESADRGFHHGTLLLAANLSRLADYLNPDVKKLQAKGIASVRSRVANLAELLPGISHETICDAVTQAFFEHYQTRCQPEIISPDVLPDLPGFAELFARQSSWAWNFGQAPEFTHMLDTRFDWGGVELHFDVERGVISRCQLFTDSLNPTPLEALAERLEGVSYRPDALVAVGERLAEDFPQQHNEINALIVWLSESIR
- a CDS encoding EAL domain-containing protein; translation: MRIQLEVDYVSQYLFSPIYHLDSRLLALEMIGRFQSTAGSLSMPQDILLGMLNHRQKRTLLREQLAILKDKSTWFINNRVTVLLKIDHTLTEFLVNDESLGQEFRALPFLQLEINESFPDISRGRDNSQLTKLSQSFHLWLDNFGSGKMNLKPFYDGMVASVKMDAAFINKLLTRPASVSIINPMLQVMKKHCPSLKVVAKGIDNIASFEKICELDVNAVQGQLWPSLPPEALDNALMPVACYG
- a CDS encoding protein adenylyltransferase SelO, whose amino-acid sequence is MSHHLLFNNHYHQQLPGFYTELTPTPLQGARLLYHNATLAQELGLSDDWFDGDNRRIWTGERLLPGMAPLAQVYSGHQFGGWAGQLGDGRGILLGQQQLADGRTQDWHLKGAGLTPYSRMGDGRAVLRSVVREFLASEALHHLGIPTTRALTIVSSDHPVQREQEERGAMLLRVADSHVRFGHFEHFYYRREQEKVRQLAEYVIACHWPQWQQETDRYYLWFSDVVERTARLIAHWQAVGFAHGVMNTDNMSILGLTIDYGPYGFMDDYQPGYICNHSDHQGRYAFDNQPAVALWNLHRLAQSLSGLMSSDILQRALDRYEPALMQRFGELMRAKLGFDTPQAQDNELLVGLLKLMQREQADYTHIFRLLSETERHSSHSPLQDVFIDRPVFDDWFSTYRQRLALESVDDAERQRRMKQANPRYVLRNYLAQQAIEQAEREDIGLLGRLHRALRQPYAEQPDMADLAALPPTWGKHLEISCSS
- the btuC gene encoding vitamin B12 ABC transporter permease BtuC, whose amino-acid sequence is MQSTPVRYTQLKQQQRRRDRQRLLGLWLLLAVGVAISLCAGERWIGPAHWLDSDSSLFIWQLRLPRTLAVMLVGAGLAMGGAVMQAVFDNPLAEPGLLGVSSGAGVALVLAVLIGQGMLPVWSLSLCAIAGALLVTLMLLRFSRAGVSNARLLLVGVALSIICNALMTWVVYFSTSLDLRQLMYWMMGGFSGVDWRYGGLMLLMLPLLAWLARCGGVLNQLALGELAARQLGVAVFYWRNVLVLAMGALVGISVALAGVIGFVGLVIPHILRLCGLTDQRYLLTGCGLAGAVVLMLADTLARTLLATAELPVGVVTATLGAPWFIWLLLRHQA
- a CDS encoding NlpC/P60 family protein; the encoded protein is MKFWRFWLILMALFLAGCSSHVPQSTRLGDAGEVRAQLHAQLAKWRGTPYRYGGLDQNGIDCSGFVYLTFRDRFGLTLPRSTEEQTEVGTRVDRDALLPGDLVFFRTGSGENGLHVGIYDNNDQFIHASTSRGVMRSSLNNVYWKRAYWQARRI
- a CDS encoding glutathione peroxidase, encoding MSNTLYAIPLQTIDGRQASLENWRNNVLLVVNVASQCGLTKQYEALENLYETYRDRGFAVLGFPSNEFAGQEPGSNEEIHAFCRGTFGVQFPMFGKIDVNGSGRHPLYQALIQVQPEALRPQGSEFYERRVSKGQAPAHPGDILWNFEKFLINRRGEVIARFSPDMTPDDGAIIKAIEQALAQ
- the ldtD gene encoding L,D-transpeptidase, producing the protein MLLVKRNTQRLLLGVASSIWLGSLLTSFSAQAASPIAPGSAVSSAASKSHTSVTAGLPAGISPHYLGELTALYTRQHMQPMWSDSHVVKAFQQQLAEVALSGIQPQFTTWVTWLTDPKLNGFARDVVLSDAMLGYMQFVAGVEKNGNSWLYSSVPYKLAMPSAEMIEQWQRAVASGNGLAFIASLAPRHSQYAKMHDALKNMLTDNRPWPKLILADSLRPGDESNALPVLKEILLRTGMLNQDGAAMPLFNEASSGDTSPLRYDGAVVDAVKRFQHSQGLQDDGVIGKRTRDWLNVSSQMRATLLALNIQRLRLVPDKVSSGIVVNIPNYSLSYYQNGAEILSSKVIVGQPKRKTPLMNSSLSNVVMNPPWNVPTTLTRQDIIPKVIQDPGYLQRHGYTVLSDWTESAQPIDPSMIDWPMVSASNFPYRLRQAPGDSNSLGRYKFNMPNTDAIYLHDTPNHNLFQRDIRALSSGCVRVNKASELAALLLQDAGWNNARISSTLEQGNTTYVAVRQRVPVNFYYLTAWVADDGKPQFRTDIYNYDDTVKTGALALSKVGLLLQ